In Verrucomicrobiota bacterium, one DNA window encodes the following:
- a CDS encoding arylsulfatase → MKPAIFLRTVIALGAAALSASAATQPNIVLFMADDLGWADVPWHGSSYKMPHLEKLAYNSVRLEAHYVHPMCSPTRAALMTGRFASRFGVTAAQNPRALPWDTVTVARALKSAGYDTCITGKWHLGSKPEEGPQKFGFDHGYGSLAGGVTPYTHLYKDGPFQRTWHRNGRLIEEEGHVTDLIAREAVNWIEQRGAKPFFLYIPFTAIHVPIGEPEKWLQTNSHLADPGDRLRAACASHLDDAVGQVLAALNRRQVRENTLVIFVSDNGAHGPSENQGGPYPGDYGKLKVGNDNKPWRGHKTTIYEGGIRTPGLVHWPAKLKPADIHTPLHAVDWMPTLCALAGAKPEGDLKWDGANIWPVLAQQEKAWPVRTLYSAEPGYRAQMVRHGDWKLVVRKGVDQRPNKQKANADKAAPQPTEELFNLASDPGETKNLAAEKPEMLAEMKRRLDGISARDRDAVAKD, encoded by the coding sequence ATGAAGCCCGCGATATTCCTTCGCACCGTCATTGCGCTTGGCGCTGCGGCGTTGAGCGCGTCCGCCGCGACTCAGCCCAACATCGTGCTGTTCATGGCCGACGACCTCGGATGGGCTGATGTGCCGTGGCACGGATCGAGTTACAAGATGCCGCACCTCGAAAAACTCGCGTACAACTCCGTGCGGCTTGAAGCCCACTACGTGCACCCGATGTGCAGCCCCACGAGGGCGGCGTTGATGACGGGCCGGTTCGCGAGCCGCTTCGGCGTGACCGCGGCGCAGAATCCGCGCGCGCTGCCGTGGGACACCGTCACCGTCGCCCGCGCGCTCAAGTCAGCCGGCTACGACACGTGCATCACGGGCAAGTGGCACCTCGGCTCGAAGCCGGAGGAAGGCCCGCAGAAGTTCGGCTTCGATCACGGCTACGGCTCGCTCGCGGGCGGCGTCACGCCATACACGCACCTCTACAAGGACGGACCCTTCCAGCGCACATGGCATCGCAACGGCCGGCTGATCGAGGAGGAAGGCCATGTGACGGACCTCATCGCGCGCGAGGCGGTGAATTGGATCGAGCAGCGCGGCGCGAAGCCGTTCTTCCTCTACATCCCGTTCACGGCGATCCATGTGCCGATCGGCGAGCCGGAGAAGTGGCTGCAGACGAACTCGCACCTCGCGGACCCCGGCGACCGGCTCCGCGCGGCGTGCGCTTCACACCTGGACGATGCCGTCGGGCAGGTGCTTGCCGCGCTGAACCGAAGGCAGGTTCGCGAGAACACGCTCGTGATTTTCGTCAGCGACAACGGCGCGCATGGTCCAAGCGAAAACCAGGGCGGCCCGTATCCGGGCGATTACGGCAAACTCAAAGTCGGCAACGACAACAAACCGTGGCGCGGCCACAAGACGACCATTTACGAGGGAGGCATTCGGACGCCGGGCCTCGTGCACTGGCCCGCGAAGCTCAAGCCGGCGGACATCCACACGCCACTGCACGCAGTGGATTGGATGCCCACGCTCTGCGCCCTCGCCGGCGCGAAGCCCGAGGGCGACCTCAAGTGGGACGGCGCGAATATCTGGCCCGTGCTCGCACAGCAGGAGAAGGCGTGGCCCGTGCGGACGCTCTATTCCGCCGAGCCCGGTTACCGCGCACAGATGGTCCGGCATGGCGACTGGAAGCTCGTCGTGCGCAAAGGCGTGGACCAACGTCCGAACAAGCAGAAGGCCAACGCGGACAAGGCCGCGCCGCAACCGACCGAGGAACTCTTCAACCTCGCCTCCGATCCCGGTGAAACGAAGAACCTCGCGGCCGAGAAGCCCGAGATGCTCGCCGAGATGAAACGCCGCCTCGACGGGATCTCCGCGCGCGACCGTGACGCCGTGGCGAAAGATTGA